One genomic window of Polyangium aurulentum includes the following:
- a CDS encoding DUF4340 domain-containing protein, whose translation MKIPRALGRHATTIVLTTLALGAAAVVFVVDRGSVTTEEAEQRKKNLLVAWRPDDIAEVTLEAHGNTGKLTRSAPDERGQRRWELSIGGERFAAEEHLVDQLLGSLEFATFERAVNPVDRKATGLDAPRARITVRTDKETARIAIGGEAPSPAGAAYVEVEGRGVFVITAQLLASLDVDPQSLRDKAILPYFTADLERIELEGEGGARRFVRAPGADTFRFDGSTPEGNVRVDRGAMDELVAALGRTQAESFPPDDVADRALAPAVTLRLSTKDPAQPTAEIAIGGACPDKPDHVVAIRKKPSRMSACVPKSLLEVFSKPASSFLDRGLFVASVDEVEEVMVTVGDRKIEIARRGTGWHERFPHDTDIQGDSGRALVEALLGVRTTGFITGKDKAALGLDAPRAKIRLISLLPSQAPDGGDGERIEELSVGAADGDVVPVLRADDGAILSVPADAARALFPSEIALRSLVVVDVPETAVRAIRVVEGERAQRIERTAEGGFRLVEPKGDGLAADLGLGSDLAQALAPLRAERWVADKDDGTYGLARPRMTIEAELAAAGDAGARSITIEIGAPSAGGSFARKSGDDAVFLVGKKLESAAGRWLLDRAPFSIDAGEIARATIATGDGKKKLVLERSGGALRIAGGAADAQAAALRDALTDLVPEGAVSVGEKPRKDEGLDPPAVVITVERDKLDPTTGVAAGAIDPGRTLRISLGRGDVVRGTAVVYARLAGVDATYAVAGAKVRPLLDAVGR comes from the coding sequence GTGAAGATCCCGCGCGCGCTCGGGCGTCACGCCACCACGATCGTCCTCACGACGCTCGCGCTCGGCGCGGCGGCCGTCGTGTTCGTCGTCGACAGGGGCTCGGTGACCACGGAGGAGGCCGAGCAGCGCAAGAAGAACCTGCTCGTCGCGTGGCGGCCCGACGACATCGCCGAGGTGACGCTCGAGGCGCACGGCAACACCGGCAAGCTCACGCGCTCGGCCCCCGACGAGCGCGGGCAGCGCCGCTGGGAGCTTTCGATCGGCGGCGAGCGCTTCGCGGCCGAGGAGCACCTCGTCGATCAGCTCCTCGGGTCGCTCGAGTTTGCGACCTTCGAGCGCGCGGTGAATCCGGTGGACCGCAAGGCCACGGGCCTCGACGCGCCCCGCGCGCGCATCACGGTGCGCACGGACAAGGAGACGGCGCGGATCGCGATCGGCGGCGAGGCCCCCTCCCCTGCGGGCGCGGCGTACGTGGAGGTCGAGGGGCGCGGCGTCTTCGTGATCACCGCGCAGCTCCTCGCCTCGCTCGACGTGGACCCGCAGAGCCTGCGCGACAAGGCGATCCTCCCCTACTTCACGGCGGATCTCGAGCGCATCGAGCTCGAGGGCGAGGGCGGCGCGCGCCGCTTCGTGCGGGCTCCCGGCGCGGACACGTTCCGCTTCGACGGCTCCACGCCCGAGGGCAACGTGCGCGTCGATCGCGGCGCGATGGACGAGCTCGTTGCCGCGCTCGGCCGCACCCAGGCCGAGAGCTTCCCTCCCGACGACGTCGCCGATCGCGCCCTCGCGCCCGCCGTCACCCTCCGTTTGAGCACGAAGGATCCGGCGCAGCCGACGGCCGAGATCGCGATCGGCGGCGCGTGCCCCGACAAGCCCGATCACGTGGTCGCGATCCGCAAGAAGCCCTCGCGCATGTCGGCGTGCGTGCCGAAGAGCCTGCTCGAGGTCTTCTCGAAGCCCGCCTCGTCCTTCCTCGATCGCGGCCTGTTCGTGGCCAGCGTCGACGAGGTCGAGGAGGTCATGGTCACCGTCGGCGATCGCAAGATCGAGATCGCGCGGCGGGGCACGGGCTGGCACGAGCGGTTCCCGCACGACACGGACATCCAGGGCGACAGCGGCCGCGCGCTCGTCGAGGCGCTGCTCGGCGTGCGCACCACGGGCTTCATCACCGGCAAGGACAAGGCGGCCCTCGGGCTCGACGCGCCGCGGGCGAAGATCCGACTCATCTCGCTCTTGCCCTCGCAGGCTCCGGACGGCGGCGACGGCGAGCGCATCGAGGAGCTGTCGGTCGGCGCGGCCGACGGCGACGTCGTCCCTGTCTTGCGCGCGGACGACGGCGCGATCCTCTCGGTCCCCGCCGACGCGGCGCGCGCGCTCTTTCCGAGCGAGATCGCCCTGCGCAGCCTCGTGGTCGTCGACGTGCCGGAGACGGCCGTGCGCGCGATCCGGGTCGTCGAAGGCGAGCGCGCGCAGCGCATCGAGCGCACGGCGGAGGGAGGCTTCCGCCTCGTCGAGCCCAAGGGCGACGGGCTCGCGGCGGATCTCGGGCTCGGCAGCGATCTCGCGCAGGCCCTTGCCCCGCTCCGCGCCGAGCGCTGGGTCGCCGACAAGGACGACGGCACCTACGGACTCGCGCGCCCGCGCATGACGATCGAGGCCGAGCTCGCGGCGGCGGGCGACGCAGGCGCGCGCTCGATCACGATCGAGATCGGCGCGCCTTCCGCGGGTGGATCGTTCGCGCGCAAGAGCGGCGACGACGCGGTCTTCCTCGTCGGCAAGAAGCTCGAGTCGGCGGCGGGCAGGTGGCTGCTCGATCGCGCGCCCTTCAGCATCGACGCCGGCGAGATCGCGCGCGCCACGATCGCGACCGGAGACGGCAAGAAGAAGCTCGTGCTCGAGCGATCGGGCGGCGCGCTGCGCATCGCAGGCGGCGCGGCGGACGCGCAGGCGGCGGCCCTTCGCGATGCGCTCACCGATCTCGTGCCCGAGGGCGCGGTCAGCGTCGGCGAAAAGCCGCGCAAGGACGAGGGGCTCGACCCGCCCGCCGTCGTGATCACCGTCGAGCGCGACAAGCTCGACCCGACGACCGGCGTGGCTGCGGGCGCGATTGACCCCGGACGAACCCTGCGCATCTCGCTCGGTCGAGGTGACGTGGTGCGGGGCACGGCCGTCGTCTACGCGCGGCTCGCGGGGGTCGACGCCACCTATGCGGTCGCCGGGGCCAAGGTCCGCCCCCTGCTCGACGCCGTGGGCCGTTGA
- a CDS encoding GldG family protein, with amino-acid sequence MSDERQGKPKKGKKARDRGEARKAPVEKIAATAPAAPPREEPAPPGTSAGTKASALVGLVAAMVLAVLVNVFAARHYERWDFTKGGLYTLSPATVGTLKNLGEPVRLDVLLPAGSPLTLSIRHLLEAYRSETTRLDVHFTDPDTHPAEFLAVQRKYAERVIDGRTIDDAAVVIARGERAHFVASRDLVEVEDENDTRARPRLEQALTSGIRAVISTDRPKACFTTGHGEKTIEEGASGLGPLRDRLAKNGFEIESIPPLRTEDDKERARAPFEGCRVVVVAGPSERFSTEEATRLRAFVEGGGNALVAAGPVPDDSDQRYLDLGLGPVVGLAGLELRHDFVFETDPRLRAARGFGETFMPTPRAHPITESLLRSDDAEIGAVMTVASSLAPTGAGAAATVPLLVTSDDAFGMVDFFAWAKDPREPEETASDHKGPLTVAFASELPKRPGTERGPRVVVIGSSSVVIGDNWQRDDLRGTAIFVESAIAWLAAIPVPLDIPNKPSFTAGLRLTEDTMGSIFRYVVAFIPLASVLTGAAIYLRRRSTERRGTRKKDPAS; translated from the coding sequence ATGAGCGACGAGCGGCAGGGCAAGCCGAAGAAGGGCAAGAAGGCGCGCGATCGCGGGGAGGCCCGCAAGGCTCCCGTCGAGAAGATCGCGGCGACAGCGCCCGCAGCTCCGCCTCGCGAGGAGCCGGCGCCGCCGGGCACGAGCGCGGGCACCAAGGCGTCGGCGCTCGTCGGGCTCGTGGCCGCGATGGTGCTCGCGGTGCTCGTCAACGTCTTCGCCGCGCGCCACTACGAGCGCTGGGACTTCACGAAGGGCGGCCTGTACACGCTGAGCCCGGCCACGGTGGGGACGCTGAAGAACCTCGGCGAGCCCGTGCGCCTCGATGTCCTGCTCCCCGCGGGCTCGCCGCTCACGCTTTCCATCCGGCACCTGCTCGAGGCGTACCGCAGCGAGACGACCCGCCTCGACGTCCACTTCACCGACCCCGACACGCACCCGGCCGAGTTCCTCGCCGTGCAGCGCAAGTACGCCGAGCGCGTGATCGACGGCCGCACGATCGACGACGCGGCCGTCGTGATCGCCCGCGGCGAGCGAGCGCATTTCGTCGCCTCGCGCGACCTCGTCGAGGTCGAGGACGAGAACGACACCCGCGCGCGCCCGCGGCTCGAGCAGGCGCTCACGTCGGGCATCCGCGCGGTCATCTCGACGGATCGGCCGAAGGCGTGCTTCACCACCGGGCACGGCGAGAAGACGATCGAGGAGGGCGCGAGCGGGCTCGGCCCCCTGCGCGACAGGCTCGCGAAGAACGGCTTCGAGATCGAGAGCATCCCGCCGCTGCGCACCGAGGACGACAAGGAGCGGGCGCGCGCGCCGTTCGAGGGCTGCCGCGTGGTCGTCGTCGCCGGGCCGAGCGAGAGGTTCTCGACCGAGGAGGCGACGCGCCTGCGGGCCTTCGTCGAGGGCGGCGGCAACGCGCTCGTCGCGGCAGGGCCCGTGCCCGACGACAGCGATCAGCGCTATCTCGATCTCGGCCTCGGCCCGGTGGTGGGCCTCGCGGGGCTCGAGCTTCGGCACGACTTCGTCTTCGAGACCGATCCTCGCCTGCGCGCGGCGCGCGGCTTCGGCGAGACGTTCATGCCCACGCCGCGGGCGCATCCGATCACCGAGAGCCTGCTCCGCAGCGACGACGCCGAGATCGGCGCGGTGATGACCGTCGCGAGCTCCCTCGCGCCCACGGGCGCGGGCGCGGCGGCGACGGTGCCCCTGCTCGTCACGAGCGACGACGCCTTCGGCATGGTCGACTTTTTCGCCTGGGCGAAGGACCCGCGCGAGCCCGAGGAGACCGCGAGCGATCACAAAGGTCCGCTCACCGTGGCCTTCGCGTCGGAGCTGCCCAAGCGGCCCGGCACCGAGCGCGGACCGCGCGTCGTGGTGATCGGATCCTCGAGCGTGGTCATCGGCGACAACTGGCAGCGCGACGATCTGCGGGGCACGGCGATCTTCGTCGAGAGCGCGATCGCGTGGCTCGCCGCCATCCCGGTGCCGCTCGACATTCCGAACAAGCCGAGCTTCACCGCGGGCCTGCGCCTCACCGAGGACACGATGGGCTCGATCTTCCGCTACGTGGTCGCCTTCATCCCGCTCGCCAGCGTGCTCACGGGAGCGGCGATCTACCTGCGCCGCCGGAGCACCGAGCGGCGCGGCACGCGCAAGAAGGATCCCGCCTCGTGA
- a CDS encoding ABC transporter permease: MRGFWPIFKRELFALFVTPLAWVLITAFLFFQGWHFYIIVVNFAAASGEALGDTGPVQAFFGQTMLLYLPLLVICPMLTMRLFAEERRSGTIETLLTAPVGAPAVVLAKYAATLATYAAMWLPTLLYIVIIARTGEVDWRVVGTSYLSVIAIGAGYLAIGTMTSALTNSQLTAAVLSAIGLCLLFLFGLGEFVFPDGPVREVATHVSAWTQMNDASRGLVDSRRLVYDATVVLVPLFITVRAVEAWRWG; the protein is encoded by the coding sequence ATGAGGGGCTTCTGGCCGATCTTCAAGCGCGAGCTGTTCGCGCTCTTCGTCACGCCGCTCGCCTGGGTGCTGATCACGGCGTTTCTCTTCTTCCAGGGCTGGCACTTCTACATCATCGTCGTGAACTTCGCGGCGGCGTCGGGCGAGGCGCTGGGCGACACGGGCCCGGTCCAGGCCTTCTTCGGCCAGACCATGCTGCTCTACCTGCCGCTGCTCGTGATCTGCCCGATGCTCACGATGCGCCTGTTCGCCGAGGAGCGCAGGAGCGGCACCATCGAGACGCTGCTCACCGCGCCCGTGGGCGCGCCGGCCGTGGTGCTCGCCAAGTACGCGGCCACGCTCGCCACCTACGCGGCCATGTGGTTGCCGACCTTGCTCTACATCGTGATCATCGCCCGCACAGGCGAGGTCGACTGGCGCGTCGTCGGCACGAGCTACCTGTCGGTGATCGCGATCGGCGCCGGTTACCTCGCGATCGGCACCATGACCAGCGCGCTCACGAACAGCCAGCTCACGGCGGCCGTGCTCTCGGCGATCGGCCTGTGCCTGCTCTTTCTCTTCGGCCTCGGCGAGTTCGTCTTCCCTGACGGCCCGGTGCGCGAGGTGGCGACGCACGTCTCGGCGTGGACGCAGATGAACGACGCCTCGCGCGGGCTCGTCGACTCGCGCCGGCTCGTCTACGACGCCACGGTGGTCCTCGTGCCGCTCTTCATCACGGTGCGCGCCGTCGAGGCCTGGAGGTGGGGATGA
- a CDS encoding ABC transporter ATP-binding protein codes for MIEVERLSKSYGAFRAVTDVSFHVERGEVVGFLGPNGAGKSTTLRMLAGFLGPTAGRIRVGGHDIAEEPLLARQKLGYMPETSPLYPEMRVREYLTFRAELKRVPRRVRKDEVERAAADARVDDVAEVLIGHLSKGYRQRVGLADALLGAPPVLILDEPTAGLDPNQIREVRSLIKRRGSEHAILISTHILSEVEATCTRALVIARGRLVASGTIDELRDLRRAQGARITVRGDEKRALEIVRGVRGVERASVESGSAPPPGTVVLAIEHGAEGGPEVTEDVVAALVKAGMGVREVAARAASLEQVFSELTRGENEGESEGGA; via the coding sequence ATGATCGAAGTGGAGCGCCTCTCCAAGTCCTACGGCGCCTTCCGCGCAGTCACCGACGTGTCGTTCCACGTCGAGCGGGGGGAGGTCGTGGGCTTCCTCGGGCCGAACGGCGCGGGCAAGAGCACCACGCTGCGCATGCTCGCCGGCTTTCTCGGCCCCACCGCCGGGCGGATCCGCGTGGGCGGGCACGACATCGCCGAGGAGCCCCTGCTCGCTCGCCAGAAGCTCGGCTACATGCCCGAGACCTCGCCGCTCTACCCCGAGATGCGCGTGCGCGAGTACCTCACTTTTCGCGCAGAGCTGAAGCGCGTGCCGCGCCGCGTCCGCAAGGACGAGGTCGAGCGCGCCGCCGCCGACGCGCGCGTCGACGACGTGGCCGAGGTGCTCATCGGGCACCTGTCGAAGGGCTACCGGCAGCGCGTGGGGCTCGCCGATGCGCTGCTCGGCGCGCCTCCCGTGCTCATCCTCGACGAGCCCACCGCCGGGCTCGACCCCAACCAGATCCGCGAGGTCCGGAGCCTCATCAAGCGGCGCGGCAGCGAGCACGCGATCCTCATCTCGACACACATCCTCTCCGAGGTCGAGGCCACTTGCACGCGCGCGCTCGTCATCGCGCGGGGCCGCCTCGTCGCGTCGGGCACCATCGACGAGCTGCGCGATCTGCGGCGAGCCCAGGGCGCGCGGATCACCGTCCGCGGCGACGAGAAGCGCGCCCTCGAGATCGTGCGCGGCGTGCGCGGGGTCGAGCGCGCATCGGTCGAGAGCGGCTCGGCGCCTCCTCCGGGCACGGTCGTGCTCGCGATCGAGCATGGCGCAGAGGGCGGGCCCGAGGTCACCGAGGACGTCGTCGCCGCGCTCGTGAAGGCCGGGATGGGCGTGCGCGAGGTGGCGGCGCGTGCCGCTTCGCTCGAGCAGGTCTTCTCCGAGCTCACGCGCGGCGAGAACGAGGGCGAGAGCGAGGGCGGGGCATGA
- a CDS encoding DUF3293 domain-containing protein, which produces MDQALLRSYLATIYELPSPNGALRASLDGEIVQDYSALPELLTRRFAVLTAYNPRSMLLPRKVNEQRHHVLRDLLILGCYRVDPCVGSEVEGEGVFREPAWLVYGMERDEAIAFGRVFRQNTIVFAENGRPEIIVTDPTADDVGRTFHGNWRVRS; this is translated from the coding sequence ATGGACCAAGCGCTCCTCCGTTCGTACCTCGCCACGATCTACGAGCTCCCCAGCCCGAACGGGGCCCTCCGGGCGTCGCTCGACGGGGAGATCGTGCAGGACTACTCCGCGCTGCCGGAGCTTTTGACCCGCCGCTTCGCGGTGCTCACGGCGTACAACCCGCGCTCGATGCTCCTGCCGCGAAAGGTGAACGAGCAGCGCCACCACGTGCTGCGCGATCTGCTCATCCTCGGCTGCTACCGCGTCGATCCGTGCGTCGGCTCCGAGGTGGAGGGCGAGGGCGTGTTCCGCGAGCCTGCGTGGCTGGTCTACGGCATGGAGCGCGACGAGGCGATCGCGTTCGGCCGCGTGTTCCGGCAGAACACCATCGTCTTCGCCGAGAACGGCCGGCCCGAGATCATCGTCACGGACCCGACGGCCGACGACGTGGGTCGCACCTTCCACGGCAACTGGCGGGTGCGCTCGTGA
- a CDS encoding response regulator transcription factor — translation MNRVAQASGPSRTVLVVEDDASISMGLEMNLSAEGYRVLVAPDGESGLAMAREGGVDLAIIDVMLPRLNGFELLRTLRAERHKLPIIMLSARGAEMDKVMGLELGAEDYITKPFGLAELLARVKAVLRRDSIARGDDGVPMVTADLEISSARREVRRGGRPVELTATEFDVLFCLVSAGGRVLSREQIQAMVWGPTHHGTPRTVDNFILQLRTKLEENPAAPRHIVTVRGVGYRFVS, via the coding sequence ATGAACCGTGTCGCACAGGCGAGCGGACCTTCGCGGACCGTGCTCGTCGTCGAGGATGATGCGAGCATCTCCATGGGCCTCGAGATGAACCTGAGCGCCGAGGGCTACCGCGTGCTCGTCGCGCCCGACGGCGAGAGCGGGCTCGCGATGGCGCGCGAGGGGGGCGTCGATCTCGCGATCATCGACGTGATGCTCCCGCGGCTGAACGGCTTCGAGCTGTTGCGCACGCTGCGCGCGGAGCGGCACAAGCTGCCGATCATCATGCTGAGCGCGCGGGGCGCGGAGATGGACAAGGTGATGGGGCTCGAGCTCGGGGCCGAGGACTACATCACCAAGCCCTTCGGTCTGGCGGAGCTGCTCGCGCGGGTGAAGGCCGTGCTCAGGCGCGACTCGATCGCGCGCGGCGACGACGGCGTGCCCATGGTCACGGCGGATCTCGAGATCTCGTCGGCTCGGCGCGAGGTGCGGCGCGGGGGTCGGCCGGTGGAGCTGACGGCGACGGAGTTCGACGTGCTGTTCTGCCTGGTGAGCGCGGGGGGCCGGGTGCTTTCGCGCGAGCAGATCCAGGCGATGGTCTGGGGGCCGACCCACCACGGCACGCCGCGCACGGTCGACAACTTCATCCTGCAGCTTCGCACGAAGCTCGAGGAGAACCCGGCCGCGCCGCGGCACATCGTGACGGTGCGCGGCGTCGGCTATCGGTTCGTTTCGTGA
- a CDS encoding sensor histidine kinase produces MRRGGRDFTTLGYKRIVKLLVTLVIVPSILLSTIGFLLIVLGEGGYNILIGLLVLTFSSALVTGVILVWVFLRRERDLSELQADFVSKVSHELRTPLTSIRMFTETLSLRRGDKASEDRCIEALNKESARLQQLIDRLLDWGRMESGRRVYELGEYEIGPIVEEAISAFEPTRERRHVELEVKIAPDLPRVVCDRSAVVISLVNLLSNAYKYGGQPRQIELSAGLSGREVLITVRDNGKGIARREHKRIFEKFYRVDDLLARQQEGSGLGLAIVKHVMRAHAGRVLVDSEPGRGSAFTLVFPLGRRRLISPRPDASTGGLA; encoded by the coding sequence ATGAGGAGAGGTGGTCGCGATTTCACGACGCTTGGCTACAAGCGCATCGTCAAGCTCCTCGTCACGCTGGTCATCGTTCCTTCCATCCTGCTCTCGACCATCGGCTTTCTGCTGATCGTGCTGGGCGAGGGTGGCTACAACATCCTCATCGGGCTGCTCGTTCTCACCTTCTCGAGCGCGCTCGTGACGGGCGTCATCCTGGTCTGGGTGTTCTTGCGCCGCGAGCGCGATCTGTCGGAGCTGCAAGCCGATTTCGTCTCCAAGGTCTCGCACGAGCTGCGCACGCCGCTCACCTCGATCCGCATGTTCACCGAGACCCTGTCTTTGCGGCGCGGCGACAAGGCGAGCGAGGATCGGTGCATCGAGGCGCTGAACAAGGAGAGCGCGCGGCTGCAGCAGCTCATCGATCGGCTGCTCGACTGGGGGCGCATGGAGAGCGGCCGGCGCGTCTACGAGCTGGGCGAGTACGAGATCGGGCCCATCGTCGAAGAAGCGATCTCGGCCTTCGAGCCCACCCGCGAGCGCAGGCACGTCGAGCTCGAGGTCAAGATCGCGCCCGACTTGCCCCGCGTCGTCTGCGATCGTTCGGCCGTCGTGATCTCGCTCGTGAACCTCCTGTCGAACGCCTACAAGTACGGTGGGCAGCCGCGTCAAATCGAGCTGTCCGCGGGGCTCTCGGGGCGGGAGGTGCTCATCACGGTGCGCGACAACGGCAAGGGCATCGCGCGGCGGGAGCACAAACGCATCTTCGAAAAATTCTACCGTGTGGATGATCTGCTCGCGCGGCAGCAAGAGGGCTCGGGGCTCGGGCTTGCGATCGTCAAGCACGTCATGCGCGCCCACGCCGGCCGGGTGCTGGTGGACAGCGAGCCTGGGCGTGGAAGCGCTTTCACGCTGGTCTTTCCGCTCGGCCGACGCAGGCTGATCTCGCCTCGCCCGGATGCGAGCACGGGGGGGCTGGCGTGA
- a CDS encoding thymidine phosphorylase, whose translation METLVELIAKKRDGGRLTDEQIERLIRALGAGELADYQMSALLMAVFFRGMDDAETVALTRAMLQSGDVLDLSSVPGVKVDKHSTGGVGDKISICLAPLVAACGVPVPMVSGRGLGHSGGTLDKLEAIPGFRVNLETDAFERIVREVGTCMIGQTARIAPADKRIYALRDVTATVESIPLIVASILSKKLAEGIDGLVLDVKVGRGAFMKTEEDARKLATALARVGTLSGKQVVALLTDMSAPLGRAVGNAIETREAIDVLRGEGPDDTIACTLALGVEMLLLGKVAASAEEAEKKLRDAIASGAGARVFERLIEAQGGDPAVVEDPSRLPRAPEAVLVHAETDGFVAEIDPLEIGLTAVAMGAGRTRADQAIDHAVGIEILAPRGAGVRRGEPLARLHVRNQADAADVAERVAAAFRISSDPRTVPPLVIGRIVA comes from the coding sequence GTGGAGACCTTGGTCGAGCTGATCGCGAAGAAGCGCGACGGCGGGCGTCTGACGGACGAACAGATCGAGCGGCTCATCCGCGCCCTCGGCGCGGGCGAGCTCGCCGACTACCAGATGAGCGCGCTGCTCATGGCCGTGTTCTTTCGCGGCATGGACGACGCGGAGACGGTCGCCCTCACGCGCGCCATGCTCCAGTCCGGCGACGTGCTCGACCTGTCGAGCGTGCCCGGCGTGAAGGTCGACAAACACTCGACCGGCGGCGTCGGCGACAAGATCTCGATCTGCCTCGCCCCCCTCGTCGCCGCCTGCGGCGTGCCCGTGCCCATGGTGAGCGGTCGCGGCCTCGGGCACTCGGGCGGCACGCTCGACAAGCTCGAGGCCATCCCGGGCTTTCGCGTCAACCTCGAGACCGACGCGTTCGAGCGGATCGTGCGCGAGGTCGGCACCTGCATGATCGGCCAGACCGCGCGGATCGCGCCCGCGGACAAGCGCATCTACGCGCTGCGCGACGTGACCGCGACGGTCGAGTCGATCCCGCTCATCGTCGCGAGCATCCTGTCGAAGAAGCTCGCCGAGGGGATCGACGGCCTCGTGCTCGACGTGAAGGTCGGCCGCGGCGCGTTCATGAAGACCGAGGAGGACGCGCGCAAGCTCGCCACGGCCCTCGCGCGCGTCGGGACCCTCTCCGGAAAGCAGGTGGTCGCGCTCCTCACGGACATGAGCGCGCCGCTCGGCCGCGCGGTCGGCAACGCCATCGAGACGCGCGAGGCCATCGACGTCCTGCGCGGCGAGGGGCCCGACGACACCATCGCTTGCACGCTCGCCCTGGGCGTCGAGATGCTCCTGCTCGGCAAGGTCGCGGCGAGCGCGGAGGAGGCCGAAAAGAAGCTGCGTGACGCCATCGCGAGCGGCGCGGGCGCGCGCGTCTTCGAGCGCTTGATCGAGGCGCAAGGGGGCGATCCCGCCGTCGTCGAGGACCCCTCGCGCCTGCCCCGCGCCCCCGAGGCCGTGCTCGTGCACGCCGAGACCGACGGGTTCGTCGCCGAGATCGATCCGCTCGAGATCGGCCTGACCGCCGTCGCCATGGGCGCGGGCCGCACGCGGGCCGATCAGGCGATCGATCACGCCGTGGGGATCGAGATCCTCGCCCCGCGCGGGGCCGGCGTGCGCCGCGGCGAGCCCCTCGCGCGCTTGCACGTGCGCAATCAGGCGGACGCCGCGGACGTGGCCGAGCGCGTCGCCGCGGCCTTCCGCATCTCGTCCGATCCGCGCACGGTGCCGCCGCTCGTGATCGGCCGCATCGTGGCCTGA